One Hordeum vulgare subsp. vulgare chromosome 4H, MorexV3_pseudomolecules_assembly, whole genome shotgun sequence DNA window includes the following coding sequences:
- the LOC123448273 gene encoding scarecrow-like protein 34, with protein sequence MAATPDEFLRAGDFLADAEPFSPSLFLDLPPTPSPPRAAPASDDLDLDFISRMLMEEDMDDKFFYQYPDHPAILSAQHRLAQVISGSNTAPSTDDSANTTVASSTFSSDSATGRSASSCSDSATNTGKSTCSFHSTTNTAHSTSCSSSPGGLAPANPTWPYDRIYLSQPLHSPPYNANNLFFSGVGTPTAGYFGHTPALSKGNNDYFLAPAGQNGRSTGMQSFAALSNSSAAKDAKTLSNNGGSCRGGPCTPASAFFNGQTDGDVDMLNMAFRKGMEEANKFLPTTNTLDAISNKPVLRDLTGDQLKKEEVDRLRMSMFSNGRGRKNRHGAEDLEAEVGRRSKLMMPEQEDTGVGEMVEEIMLHGHEIIMKGIEDLHIAMDTEAEKNHRKGASKAARGRRGASEVVDLRTMLIHCAQAVATGDRRGSNELLKQIKQHSSAKGDATQRLAYCFAEGLEARLAGTGSHVYQSLMAKSTSVGEFLRAYKLYMAASSFRKVNFIFVGKIIMDAMVGKSRLHIVDYNVQYGFQWPGLLQMLAEREGGPPDVRITGIDLPQPGFRPAFQIEETGRRLSKCAREFGVPFKYHGIPAKFETVHAEDLNIDPDEVLIVTSQSGFSNLMDESVIMDRQDIPSPRDMVLSNIRKMRPDVFIDCVVNGTYGAPFFVTRFREALFSYSAQFDMLDATIPRDNDDRLLIERDIFGPCALNVIACEGADRVDRPETYKQWQVRGHRAGLRQVPLSPAVVKLVRDKVKTLYHKDFLIDVDNRWLLQGWKGRVLYAMSTWVAADHDYSKF encoded by the coding sequence ATGGCCGCCACGCCGGACGAGTTCCTGCGGGCGGGGGACTTCCTCGCCGACGCGGAGCCCTTCTCCCCGTCGCTCTTCCTCGACCTGCCGCCAACGCCGTCTCCCCCACGCGCCGCCCCTGCCTCCGACGACCTCGACCTCGACTTCATCTCACGCATGCTCATGGAGGAGGACATGGACGACAAATTCTTCTACCAGTATCCCGACCACCCCGCCATCCTCTCCGCGCAGCACCGGCTGGCCCAGGTCATCTCCGGCTCCAACACCGCCCCATCCACCGACGACTCCGCCAACACCACCGTCGCCagctccaccttctcctccgACTCTGCCACCGGCAGATCGGCCTCCTCCTGCTCCGACTCAGCCACAAACACCGGCAAATCGACCTGCTCCTTCCACTCCACCACCAACACCGCCCACTCCACCTCCTGTTCCTCCTCACCCGGCGGCCTCGCCCCCGCCAATCCCACCTGGCCTTACGACCGAATCTATCTGTCCCAGCCCCTCCACTCCCCGCCATACAATGCCAACAACCTCTTCTTTTCCGGCGTCGGCACGCCTACCGCGGGATATTTCGGGCATACCCCGGCGCTCTCCAAGGGCAACAACGACTATTTCTTGGCCCCCGCCGGCCAGAACGGCCGCAGCACGGGCATGCAGAGCTTTGCGGCTTTGTCGAATAGTAGCGCGGCCAAGGACGCCAAGACCTTATCGAACAATGGCGGCTCTTGCCGAGGTGGCCCATGCACCCCGGCCTCGGCCTTCTTCAATGGCCAGACCGACGGTGACGTGGACATGCTCAACATGGCGTTTCGCAAGGGCATGGAGGAGGCCAACAAGTTCTTGCCCACCACCAACACCCTCGACGCCATTTCCAACAAGCCGGTACTGCGCGACTTGACCGGTGACCAAttgaagaaggaggaggtggatagACTCAGAATGTCGATGTTCAGTAATGGCCGGGGGCGCAAGAACAGGCATGGGGCGGAAGACTTGGAGGCGGAGGTTGGCAGGAGAAGCAAGCTGATGATGCCGGAACAGGAGGATACAGGGGTAGGCGAGATGGTGGAGGAAATAATGCTTCACGGCCACGAGATCATCATGAAGGGGATAGAGGATCTGCACATAGCAATGGACACCGAGGCCGAGAAGAACCACAGGAAGGGCGCCAGCAAGGCAGCGCGGGGGAGGCGGGGTGCAAGCGAGGTCGTCGACCTGCGCACCATGCTCATCCACTGTGCGCAGGCGGTGGCCACGGGCGACCGCCGGGGATCGAATGAGCTACTCAAGCAGATTAAGCAGCACTCGTCGGCAAAGGGGGATGCCACCCAGAGGTTGGCGTATTGTTTCGCCGAGGGACTGGAAGCGCGCCTCGCAGGCACGGGCAGCCATGTGTACCAGTCGCTCATGGCCAAGAGCACCTCGGTCGGGGAGTTTCTCAGGGCATACAAGCTGTACATGGCAGCCAGCAGTTTCAGGAAGGTGAACTTTATTTTTGTTGGCAAGATCATCATGGATGCCATGGTGGGGAAGAGCCGCTTGCACATCGTGGATTACAATGTGCAATATGGATTCCAGTGGCCAGGTTTGCTACAGATGCTAGCAGAAAGGGAAGGCGGTCCGCCGGACGTGAGGATCACTGGCATTGACCTCCCTCAGCCTGGCTTCCGCCCAGCCTTCCAGATTGAGGAGACAGGCCGTCGGCTCAGCAAATGTGCCCGAGAGTTTGGCGTGCCATTCAAGTACCACGGTATACCTGCAAAGTTTGAGACAGTCCATGCGGAGGACCTAAATATCGACCCAGATGAGGTGCTCATCGTCACCAGCCAGTCTGGTTTCAGCAACCTGATGGACGAAAGTGTTATCATGGACAGGCAGGACATCCCGAGCCCCAGAGACATGGTCCTTAGCAACATCCGCAAGATGCGGCCTGATGTGTTCATTGACTGCGTTGTCAATGGAACCTATGGCGCGCCTTTCTTTGTGACACGATTCCGGGAGGCACTCTTCTCCTATTCGGCGCAATTCGACATGCTGGATGCGACCATCCCCCGTGACAATGACGACCGGCTGCTCATCGAGCGGGATATCTTCGGTCCGTGTGCCCTGAATGTCATTGCCTGCGAGGGTGCAGATCGAGTCGATCGGCCTGAAACTTATAAGCAATGGCAGGTGCGGGGTCACCGGGCTGGGCTGAGGCAGGTTCCATTGAGCCCGGCTGTTGTTAAGCTTGTGAGGGATAAGGTTAAGACCCTCTACCACAAAGACTTTCTCATCGACGTGGATAACCGTTGGTTGCTGCAGGGGTGGAAGGGGCGGGTACTCTACGCCATGTCGACATGGGTAGCTGCTGACCATGATTACTCCAAATTTTAG